One region of Trinickia violacea genomic DNA includes:
- a CDS encoding PhzF family phenazine biosynthesis protein, whose translation MSARQVRFQQVDVFTSVPFKGNPLAVVFDADDLGADEMQAIARWTNLSETSFLCRPTDPAADYRVRIFTPSLELPFAGHPTLGTAHALIASGYRPRQAGRLVQQCGVGLVELKALEAQGESGNRGWAFAAPPARVVPLAESAHAALAAALKSDAIDFSATPCAVDNGVPWLVVRMRSAEACLALGPDWDALTAVVHAAGMHGLAVYGPYAAGGPAAFEVRCLMLGGSMAVDEDPVTGSANAAIAGLMKSQNLRPGAHYIARQGTALQRDGRVHVDYDDAAGRIWIGGDSVTIVDGTFLLG comes from the coding sequence ATGAGCGCACGCCAAGTCCGTTTCCAGCAAGTCGACGTGTTCACCTCGGTGCCGTTCAAGGGCAATCCGCTCGCTGTCGTCTTCGATGCCGACGATCTCGGCGCCGACGAGATGCAAGCGATCGCCCGCTGGACGAACCTGTCGGAGACCTCGTTCTTGTGCCGGCCGACCGATCCGGCCGCGGACTATCGCGTGCGCATTTTCACGCCGAGCCTGGAGTTGCCGTTCGCGGGACATCCGACGCTCGGCACCGCGCACGCGCTGATCGCGAGCGGCTATCGCCCGCGGCAGGCCGGGCGGCTCGTGCAGCAATGCGGCGTCGGGCTGGTCGAACTGAAGGCACTGGAAGCGCAAGGCGAAAGCGGCAACCGCGGCTGGGCGTTCGCGGCGCCGCCGGCCCGGGTCGTGCCGCTGGCCGAATCCGCGCACGCAGCCCTGGCTGCGGCGCTCAAGTCCGATGCAATCGATTTCAGCGCCACGCCATGCGCGGTGGACAACGGCGTGCCGTGGCTCGTGGTGCGCATGCGCTCGGCCGAGGCGTGTCTCGCGCTCGGTCCGGACTGGGACGCGCTGACCGCCGTCGTCCACGCAGCCGGCATGCATGGACTCGCCGTCTACGGCCCTTACGCGGCGGGCGGTCCGGCGGCTTTCGAAGTCCGCTGCCTGATGCTCGGCGGCAGCATGGCGGTTGACGAAGACCCGGTCACCGGCAGCGCGAACGCGGCGATCGCCGGATTGATGAAGAGCCAGAACCTGCGCCCGGGCGCCCACTACATCGCGCGTCAGGGCACCGCGCTGCAACGCGATGGGCGCGTGCACGTCGACTATGACGACGCCGCCGGCCGCATCTGGATCGGCGGCGATTCCGTCACGATCGTCGACGGCACGTTTTTGCTCGGCTGA
- a CDS encoding bifunctional diguanylate cyclase/phosphodiesterase, with the protein MNFARHHSARDTHLKRNASSSNPRALLAIPFLGILVLVLLWTVIFARLSVEKESTYREAMASAAILSAALEQHTIKAIHQVDQITRFVKYEFEKNPNRFDLATTVRKGVVQSDTLVQVSLIDEHGTLVANTAEENPKRIDLSDREHFKVHEHENDDSLYISKPVLGRVSGQWTLQMTRRLNHPDGSFAGVVVVSEDPNYFTSDFYNNAAIGKFGVIAVISDNGAVLARHTGSAKDVPGTFSATGAYPVSEHVSGTYVDPIDRITRIVSYRHIDGYPMGVLVGLSQTEEFADYNHTRNVYLLMAGFISLAMLGFFAVATGLIGKLLGREREMTHLVEYDLLTGLRNRYATLQSLRHDVSQAANVGRLALLFIDLDNFKTVNDTLGHNAGDIVLQMTAARLSDAVTDAGTLSRIGGDEFVVVLKGADVERHAVDLAEKVRGSFERPFDVRGSSFVLHASIGIALYSVANESEIDLLKKADLAMYSAKDAGKNCYQFYSPHLSHRADHLMKWEQQLRVALAENQLFLVYQPMVDLSRRCITGFEALARWNHPQHGVIAANEFIPIAESTGLIVPIGDFVVRTACQQLARWQNDGYDSLSLSVNISAVQFWRGDLYETVSHAIEETGIPAHRLELEITETAMMEYPELVSEKIIALKRLGVRVALDDFGTGYSSLSYLNRFSVDTLKVDRSFVQAIPGDRSVCVMVSAIVNLARSLGLKVVVEGTETEEQIAWLSALGRIEAQGFLFSRPVPADGIPALLERFGVCNAREVHGAQAHGQSRGQTSTSGLSA; encoded by the coding sequence ATGAATTTCGCCCGGCACCATTCCGCGCGCGACACACATTTGAAGCGCAACGCCAGCAGCTCGAATCCTCGCGCGCTGCTCGCCATTCCGTTCCTCGGCATCCTGGTGCTGGTTCTGCTGTGGACGGTGATCTTCGCGCGGCTGTCGGTCGAGAAAGAGTCGACTTACCGCGAAGCGATGGCATCGGCCGCGATCCTGTCGGCGGCGCTCGAGCAACACACGATCAAGGCCATTCATCAGGTCGACCAGATCACCCGCTTCGTCAAATACGAGTTCGAGAAGAACCCGAACCGCTTCGACCTCGCGACCACGGTCCGCAAAGGCGTCGTGCAGAGCGACACGCTCGTGCAAGTCTCGCTGATCGACGAGCACGGCACGCTCGTCGCCAATACCGCCGAAGAAAATCCCAAGCGCATCGACCTGTCGGACCGCGAACACTTCAAGGTCCACGAGCACGAGAACGACGACAGTCTCTACATCAGCAAGCCGGTGCTCGGCCGCGTGTCGGGACAATGGACGCTGCAGATGACGCGGCGGCTCAATCACCCCGACGGCTCGTTCGCGGGCGTCGTGGTCGTGTCGGAAGACCCGAACTACTTCACGAGCGACTTCTATAACAACGCGGCGATCGGCAAGTTCGGCGTGATCGCGGTGATCTCGGACAACGGCGCGGTGCTCGCGCGCCACACGGGCAGCGCGAAGGACGTGCCGGGCACGTTCTCGGCGACGGGCGCCTATCCGGTGTCCGAGCACGTGTCGGGCACCTACGTCGATCCGATCGACCGCATCACGCGCATCGTGTCCTACCGGCATATCGACGGCTATCCGATGGGCGTGCTGGTCGGCCTGTCGCAAACCGAGGAGTTCGCCGACTACAACCACACGCGCAACGTCTATTTGCTGATGGCGGGCTTCATCTCGCTCGCGATGCTCGGCTTCTTCGCGGTCGCGACCGGATTGATCGGCAAGCTGCTCGGGCGCGAGCGCGAGATGACGCATCTCGTCGAGTACGACTTGCTGACCGGTCTGCGCAACCGCTACGCCACGCTGCAGTCGCTGCGCCACGACGTGAGCCAGGCCGCAAACGTTGGCCGTCTCGCGCTGCTCTTCATCGATCTCGACAACTTCAAGACGGTCAACGACACGCTCGGCCACAACGCCGGCGACATCGTGCTGCAGATGACCGCGGCACGCTTGTCCGACGCGGTCACCGATGCGGGCACGCTCTCGCGCATCGGCGGCGACGAGTTCGTCGTCGTGCTGAAGGGCGCCGATGTCGAACGGCACGCGGTGGACCTCGCCGAGAAGGTGCGCGGCTCGTTCGAGCGTCCGTTCGACGTGCGCGGTTCGTCGTTCGTGCTCCACGCCAGCATCGGCATCGCGCTCTACTCGGTCGCAAACGAAAGCGAAATCGATCTGTTGAAGAAAGCAGACCTCGCGATGTACAGCGCGAAGGACGCCGGCAAGAACTGCTACCAGTTCTACTCGCCCCATCTGTCGCATCGCGCCGACCACCTCATGAAGTGGGAGCAGCAGCTGCGCGTCGCGCTCGCCGAAAACCAGCTCTTCCTGGTCTATCAGCCGATGGTCGATCTCTCGCGCCGCTGCATCACCGGCTTCGAGGCGCTCGCGCGCTGGAACCATCCGCAGCACGGCGTCATCGCGGCGAACGAGTTCATCCCGATCGCCGAATCGACCGGCCTGATCGTGCCGATCGGCGACTTCGTGGTGCGCACCGCGTGCCAGCAGCTCGCCCGCTGGCAAAACGACGGGTACGACTCGCTGTCGCTGTCGGTGAACATCTCGGCGGTGCAGTTCTGGCGCGGCGACCTCTACGAGACGGTATCGCACGCGATCGAGGAAACCGGCATCCCCGCGCACCGGCTCGAGCTCGAGATCACCGAGACGGCGATGATGGAATATCCCGAGCTCGTGTCGGAGAAGATCATTGCCTTGAAGCGCCTCGGCGTGCGCGTCGCGCTCGACGATTTCGGCACGGGCTATTCGTCGCTTTCGTATCTGAACCGCTTCTCGGTCGATACGCTCAAGGTCGACCGCTCGTTCGTGCAGGCGATTCCGGGCGATCGCAGCGTGTGCGTGATGGTGTCGGCGATCGTGAACCTCGCCCGCTCGCTCGGGCTCAAGGTCGTGGTCGAGGGCACCGAGACCGAAGAGCAGATTGCGTGGCTCTCGGCGCTCGGACGCATCGAAGCGCAAGGGTTCCTGTTCTCGCGGCCGGTGCCCGCCGACGGCATCCCGGCACTGCTCGAGCGCTTCGGCGTATGCAATGCGCGTGAAGTCCACGGCGCACAGGCCCACGGCCAGAGCCGGGGCCAGACGAGTACCAGCGGACTGTCCGCGTAG
- a CDS encoding chromate transporter: MASLDPPKPDSSLSQGAPAHALRLTPSELFLTFAEMGLYGFGGVMPWARRILVDRRKWIDDREFAELLAIGQILPGPNICNIAVIVGYRYCGWRGSAAAAMGLMGAPFVIVLVLGVLYHRFGGLASVQGALRGMSAVAAGLVLMTGIKLAQSQPRTVRGFVFGVLALLAVGVFHFPLGWTLLALIPTALFTEWRAQR; the protein is encoded by the coding sequence ATGGCCTCCCTTGATCCCCCCAAGCCTGACTCTTCCTTGTCGCAAGGCGCGCCGGCGCATGCGCTACGTCTTACGCCCTCCGAACTATTCCTGACCTTCGCCGAAATGGGCCTGTACGGCTTCGGCGGCGTGATGCCTTGGGCGCGGCGGATTCTCGTCGATCGCCGCAAATGGATCGACGACCGCGAGTTCGCCGAACTGCTCGCCATCGGTCAGATCCTGCCGGGGCCGAACATCTGCAACATTGCCGTGATCGTCGGCTACCGGTATTGCGGCTGGCGCGGGTCGGCGGCGGCGGCGATGGGCCTCATGGGGGCGCCGTTCGTCATCGTGCTCGTGTTGGGCGTGCTGTATCACCGCTTCGGCGGTCTCGCTTCGGTGCAGGGCGCGCTGCGCGGCATGAGCGCGGTCGCGGCCGGACTCGTGCTGATGACGGGCATCAAGCTCGCGCAAAGCCAGCCACGCACGGTGCGTGGCTTCGTGTTCGGGGTGCTCGCGCTGCTGGCGGTCGGGGTCTTTCATTTCCCGCTCGGCTGGACGCTGCTCGCCCTGATTCCGACAGCGCTCTTCACCGAGTGGAGGGCGCAGCGATGA
- a CDS encoding chromate transporter → MTDWRALPRHAGSALASSVFTRSKADSGATPPAGPERSRSHDTLEPRKPESLWTLFWVVFGLSSLSWGGLALMAQLEHHYVEREQRFTRLAFSDWMALAWMVPGPVGCNVAVQVGHALRGRAGAWVSGAASVLPFFAMMTAFASFYQTQLVRAMASQMLLNHFSVVLASLIGVTWLKQTRTIVRGRLGWTVAALACIALIFAHSAATYVVLLTSAFAAGWFASPSREGRLEIKLRRGDWQLLGALILLILLFAMPLPHRFENAFLWPRLAGAGMTLFGGGFAALPVLKTLFVTPAVGVTNSDFTLAFALSPVSPGPLLNVVPFLGYLTDGWLGAVAATLALFVPSGCLIVLAKRHLMQLETYPRFEHGMRALRAATTAFLVAAVVRIGVHVPLEPGYLATAAFACLCFGKLKVPVYAVYATVAVGCGIWIVFGHV, encoded by the coding sequence ATGACGGATTGGCGCGCGCTGCCCCGCCATGCCGGCTCGGCCCTTGCGTCGAGCGTCTTCACCCGTTCGAAGGCCGATAGCGGCGCCACGCCGCCGGCCGGCCCCGAACGCTCCCGCTCGCACGACACGCTCGAACCGCGCAAGCCCGAGTCGCTCTGGACGCTCTTCTGGGTCGTGTTCGGCTTGTCGTCGCTGTCGTGGGGCGGCCTCGCGCTGATGGCGCAGCTCGAACACCACTACGTCGAACGCGAGCAGCGCTTCACGCGGCTCGCGTTCTCCGATTGGATGGCGCTCGCGTGGATGGTGCCGGGGCCAGTCGGCTGCAACGTCGCCGTGCAGGTCGGCCATGCGCTGCGCGGACGCGCGGGCGCCTGGGTGTCGGGCGCGGCGAGCGTGCTGCCCTTCTTCGCGATGATGACGGCGTTCGCGAGCTTCTATCAGACGCAACTCGTGCGCGCGATGGCCTCGCAGATGCTGCTCAACCATTTCAGCGTGGTGCTGGCGTCGCTGATCGGCGTGACCTGGCTCAAGCAGACGCGCACGATCGTGCGCGGGCGGCTCGGCTGGACCGTGGCGGCGCTCGCCTGCATCGCGCTCATCTTCGCGCACAGCGCGGCCACCTATGTCGTCTTGCTCACGAGCGCGTTCGCGGCCGGCTGGTTCGCGAGCCCGTCGCGCGAAGGACGGCTCGAAATCAAGCTGCGCCGGGGCGATTGGCAGCTGCTCGGCGCGCTCATCCTGCTCATCCTGCTGTTCGCCATGCCGCTGCCGCATCGCTTCGAGAACGCCTTCCTCTGGCCGCGTCTCGCGGGCGCCGGCATGACGCTGTTCGGCGGCGGCTTCGCGGCGCTGCCCGTGCTGAAGACCCTGTTCGTGACGCCGGCAGTCGGCGTCACGAACAGCGATTTCACGCTGGCCTTCGCGCTCTCGCCGGTCTCGCCCGGACCGCTTCTGAACGTCGTGCCGTTTCTCGGCTATCTGACCGACGGCTGGCTCGGCGCCGTCGCAGCGACGCTCGCGCTCTTCGTGCCGTCCGGTTGCTTGATCGTGCTCGCTAAGCGGCATTTGATGCAGCTCGAAACGTACCCGCGCTTCGAGCACGGCATGCGCGCGCTGCGCGCGGCGACGACTGCATTTTTGGTGGCGGCCGTCGTGCGCATTGGCGTGCACGTGCCGCTCGAGCCGGGTTATCTGGCGACGGCCGCGTTCGCCTGCCTTTGCTTCGGCAAGCTCAAGGTGCCCGTGTATGCGGTGTATGCGACGGTGGCCGTCGGCTGCGGGATCTGGATCGTGTTCGGGCACGTGTAG
- a CDS encoding chromate transporter produces MILFELAWRFALVSAIAFGGATAVIPEMHRFLVQDSHWISDSTFAALFAISQASPGPNVLFVALFGWQVAGLAGAFVSTLAMCGPSSVVALLFERYTAAHRDTRWMTVIRRALAPLTIGLLLSTGAIVAQGADRSVGGILLTLVTIAVGLKTRWNPLWLIAAGAGMGLSGLV; encoded by the coding sequence ATGATCCTCTTCGAACTCGCCTGGCGCTTCGCGCTCGTCTCGGCGATCGCGTTCGGCGGCGCGACCGCCGTGATCCCCGAGATGCACCGCTTTCTCGTGCAGGACAGCCACTGGATCAGCGATTCGACCTTCGCCGCGCTGTTCGCGATCTCGCAGGCGTCGCCGGGGCCGAACGTGCTGTTCGTCGCGCTGTTCGGCTGGCAGGTCGCGGGCTTGGCCGGCGCGTTCGTGTCGACGCTCGCGATGTGCGGGCCGTCGTCAGTCGTTGCGCTGCTGTTCGAGCGCTACACCGCCGCGCATCGCGACACGCGCTGGATGACGGTCATCCGCCGCGCGCTCGCGCCGCTCACGATCGGGCTTCTGCTCTCCACGGGCGCGATCGTCGCGCAGGGCGCCGATCGTTCGGTCGGCGGGATTCTGCTGACGCTCGTCACGATCGCGGTCGGCCTCAAGACCCGATGGAATCCGCTCTGGCTGATCGCGGCGGGGGCGGGAATGGGGTTGTCCGGCTTGGTTTGA
- a CDS encoding DMT family transporter: protein MNPRESQGMLLGLIGVMIFSLTLPMTRIVVHEWSPLLNGLGRALAASVPAALLLAYRREAWPTWAQVKSLVVVALGVIIAFPVFSAWAMKSVPASHGAVVNGLQPLFVALYAAWLSHERPSKGFWAAAVVGSALVVAYALQQGGGSPQAGDALMLVAVGIGALGYAEGARLAKQIGGWQVICWALVVSAPFLVLPVGWLAWEQHVQHPGPASLSTWLAFGYVTIFSQFIGFFAWYAGLAMGGTARVGQVQLLQIFFTMAFSALFFGETVAPSTWLFAAAVIGTVVIGRKAAVHTAPQPARAM from the coding sequence ATGAACCCGCGCGAATCCCAAGGCATGCTGCTCGGCCTGATCGGCGTGATGATCTTCAGCCTGACGCTGCCGATGACCCGCATCGTCGTGCACGAATGGAGCCCGCTTCTGAACGGCCTCGGCCGCGCGCTCGCCGCCTCGGTGCCCGCTGCCCTGCTCCTCGCGTACCGGCGCGAAGCCTGGCCGACCTGGGCTCAGGTCAAGAGCCTCGTCGTGGTCGCGCTCGGCGTCATCATCGCGTTTCCGGTGTTCTCCGCGTGGGCGATGAAAAGCGTGCCCGCCTCGCACGGCGCAGTCGTCAACGGTTTGCAGCCGCTGTTCGTGGCCCTTTACGCGGCCTGGCTGTCGCATGAGCGGCCGTCGAAGGGGTTCTGGGCCGCCGCCGTGGTCGGCAGCGCGCTCGTCGTCGCGTATGCGCTGCAGCAGGGCGGCGGCTCGCCGCAGGCGGGCGACGCACTGATGCTCGTCGCGGTCGGCATCGGCGCACTCGGCTACGCCGAAGGCGCGCGGCTCGCCAAGCAAATCGGCGGCTGGCAGGTGATCTGCTGGGCGCTCGTGGTCTCCGCCCCGTTCCTCGTGCTGCCGGTCGGCTGGCTTGCCTGGGAGCAGCACGTGCAGCATCCCGGCCCGGCGTCGCTCTCGACCTGGCTCGCGTTCGGCTACGTGACGATCTTTTCGCAATTCATCGGTTTCTTCGCCTGGTACGCCGGGCTCGCGATGGGCGGCACGGCGCGCGTCGGCCAGGTTCAGCTGCTGCAGATCTTCTTCACAATGGCGTTCTCGGCGCTGTTCTTCGGCGAGACCGTCGCGCCCTCCACGTGGCTGTTCGCCGCCGCCGTGATCGGCACCGTCGTGATCGGCCGCAAAGCCGCTGTGCATACCGCGCCGCAGCCGGCCCGCGCGATGTAA
- a CDS encoding RidA family protein produces MAQANVYDKLKELGIELPVAGAPAAAYVMSAQSGNTVYLSGHIAKKDGKVWVGKLGATMQTEEGKQAARAIAIDLLATLHAHVGDLNRVKRIVKVMSLVNSTLEFTEQHVVTNGASELIAEVFGDAGKHARSAFGVAQIPLGACVEIELIAEVA; encoded by the coding sequence ATGGCTCAAGCCAACGTGTATGACAAGCTGAAGGAACTCGGCATCGAACTGCCCGTAGCGGGCGCACCGGCCGCCGCCTACGTGATGAGCGCGCAAAGCGGCAACACGGTCTATCTGTCGGGCCACATCGCGAAGAAGGACGGCAAGGTGTGGGTCGGCAAGCTCGGCGCGACGATGCAGACCGAGGAAGGCAAACAGGCCGCGCGCGCGATCGCGATCGACCTGCTCGCGACGCTGCACGCGCACGTCGGCGACTTGAACCGCGTCAAGCGCATCGTGAAGGTGATGAGCCTCGTGAACTCGACGCTCGAATTCACCGAACAGCACGTCGTGACCAACGGCGCGTCCGAGCTGATAGCAGAAGTGTTCGGCGACGCGGGCAAGCACGCGCGCTCGGCCTTCGGCGTCGCGCAGATTCCGCTGGGCGCGTGCGTCGAGATCGAACTGATCGCCGAAGTCGCTTGA
- a CDS encoding MFS transporter, producing MNQSATPSRQPVRAATAAFIGTMIEWYDFYIYATAAALVFGELYFPSHDPFLSTMASFGTFAVGFFARPFGGLVFGHFGDKIGRKKALMTTLMMMGAATVCIGLLPDYASVGVLAPVLLVLLRVVQGIAVGGEWGGAVLMAGEHAPQGRRTFFASFAQLGSPAGLILSLVAFRAVTSMDHAAFLSWGWRLPFLMSAVLLIVGIVIRLGVNESPEFAQLKRAQQTATLPIADVMRSARGLVLFAIGANTIGIASVYFTNTFMIAYTTQYVGITKSMILDCLFAVAIIQFFAQPLAAWAAERIGSARFLKCAALAAMISPYPMFLLVTQGQPVAIVAGIALAIACAASFYSVIAGFVSGVFPARIRYSAISLSYQVCGAIAGGLTPLVGTWLAHRYAGQWWALAVFYTCLAAVSFACIGALDARRQKQAAMDEAAEAVGAAN from the coding sequence ATGAATCAATCCGCAACGCCGTCGCGCCAACCGGTTCGCGCCGCCACCGCCGCCTTCATCGGCACGATGATCGAGTGGTACGACTTCTATATCTACGCGACCGCGGCGGCCCTGGTTTTCGGCGAGCTGTATTTCCCGTCGCATGATCCGTTCTTGAGCACGATGGCCTCGTTCGGTACGTTCGCGGTCGGCTTCTTTGCGCGCCCGTTCGGCGGCCTCGTGTTCGGGCACTTCGGCGACAAGATCGGCCGCAAGAAAGCGCTGATGACGACGCTGATGATGATGGGCGCCGCCACCGTCTGTATCGGCTTGCTGCCCGACTATGCGTCGGTCGGCGTGCTCGCGCCAGTGCTGCTCGTGCTGCTGCGCGTGGTGCAGGGCATTGCGGTCGGCGGCGAGTGGGGCGGCGCGGTGCTGATGGCGGGCGAACATGCGCCGCAAGGGCGCCGCACGTTCTTCGCGTCGTTTGCGCAATTGGGCAGTCCCGCCGGGCTGATTCTGTCGCTCGTGGCGTTTCGCGCGGTGACATCGATGGATCACGCCGCGTTCCTCTCGTGGGGCTGGCGGCTGCCGTTTCTCATGAGCGCGGTGCTGTTGATCGTCGGTATCGTGATCCGGCTCGGCGTGAACGAGTCGCCGGAGTTTGCGCAACTGAAGCGCGCACAACAGACCGCCACGCTGCCGATCGCCGATGTGATGCGCTCGGCGCGCGGTCTCGTGTTGTTCGCCATCGGGGCGAACACGATCGGCATTGCCAGTGTGTACTTCACCAACACGTTCATGATCGCGTACACGACGCAGTATGTCGGCATCACCAAGTCGATGATTCTCGATTGCCTGTTTGCCGTGGCGATCATCCAGTTCTTCGCGCAGCCGCTTGCGGCCTGGGCCGCCGAGCGGATCGGCAGCGCGCGCTTCCTGAAGTGCGCCGCGCTTGCCGCGATGATCTCGCCGTATCCGATGTTCCTGCTCGTCACGCAAGGCCAGCCCGTTGCGATCGTCGCGGGCATTGCGCTCGCGATCGCGTGCGCCGCGAGCTTCTACTCGGTGATCGCGGGGTTCGTCTCCGGCGTGTTTCCGGCGCGCATCCGCTACTCCGCGATTTCGCTGTCGTACCAGGTGTGCGGCGCGATCGCGGGCGGGCTGACGCCGCTCGTGGGCACCTGGCTCGCGCATCGCTACGCGGGGCAATGGTGGGCGCTCGCGGTGTTCTACACGTGCCTGGCCGCCGTGTCGTTCGCGTGTATCGGCGCGCTCGATGCGCGCCGGCAGAAGCAGGCCGCGATGGACGAGGCGGCCGAGGCGGTCGGCGCCGCGAATTGA
- a CDS encoding histone deacetylase family protein gives MLTYFHPEQMLHHPRSYFSRGQMRAPQDVPERATRLVAAARSLGFDVREPKDRGIAGIAAVHDMRYLDFLEEAHRKWKTMPDDWGDEVVSNIYVRDPNPLRGVLAQAACYLADGSCPVGANTWRSAYWSAQSALAAAAAVSDGAREAYALCRPSGHHARVDAAGGFCYLNNSAIAAQALRSRYLRVAILDTDMHHGQGIQEIFYDRDDVLYVSIHADPTNFYPVVAGFEDEWGRAAGEGCNVNLPMPHGSDESVFFERLTEALGIVSRYQADALVVALGFDIYKEDPQSQVAVTTEGFGRLGAALGGLALPTVIVQEGGYHLESLEANSRAFFAGFDSCRPRLL, from the coding sequence ATGCTCACCTACTTTCATCCCGAACAAATGCTTCACCATCCGCGCTCGTATTTTTCACGTGGACAGATGCGCGCGCCGCAAGATGTTCCTGAACGCGCGACACGGCTCGTCGCGGCCGCGCGCTCGCTCGGCTTCGACGTGCGCGAACCGAAAGATCGCGGAATTGCCGGAATCGCCGCGGTCCACGACATGCGCTATCTGGACTTTCTCGAAGAGGCGCATCGCAAGTGGAAGACGATGCCCGACGATTGGGGCGACGAGGTGGTGTCGAACATCTACGTGCGCGACCCCAACCCGCTGCGCGGCGTGCTGGCACAGGCGGCCTGCTATCTCGCGGACGGCAGTTGCCCGGTGGGCGCGAACACGTGGCGCTCGGCGTACTGGTCGGCGCAGAGCGCGCTTGCCGCGGCAGCGGCAGTGAGCGACGGCGCGCGCGAAGCGTACGCGCTGTGCCGTCCGTCGGGGCACCACGCGCGCGTCGATGCCGCAGGCGGCTTTTGCTACCTGAACAACTCGGCGATTGCCGCACAAGCGCTCAGAAGCCGCTACCTGCGCGTCGCCATCCTCGACACCGACATGCACCACGGTCAGGGCATCCAAGAAATCTTTTACGATCGCGACGACGTGCTTTACGTGTCGATTCATGCGGATCCGACGAACTTCTATCCGGTCGTCGCGGGTTTCGAGGACGAGTGGGGAAGGGCAGCCGGCGAGGGCTGCAATGTCAATTTGCCGATGCCGCACGGCTCGGACGAATCGGTGTTCTTCGAGCGGCTGACGGAGGCGCTGGGGATCGTGAGCCGGTATCAGGCGGACGCGCTTGTGGTCGCGCTCGGCTTCGATATCTACAAGGAGGATCCGCAATCTCAGGTTGCGGTGACGACGGAGGGGTTCGGGCGGCTCGGCGCGGCGCTCGGCGGTTTGGCGCTGCCGACGGTCATCGTGCAGGAGGGCGGTTATCACCTTGAGAGTCTGGAGGCGAATTCGCGAGCGTTTTTCGCCGGGTTCGATAGCTGTCGACCGCGTTTGCTCTGA
- a CDS encoding PLP-dependent aminotransferase family protein, whose translation MDQSDLPQNNWQLSERARKLTSSAIREILKVTERPEVISFAGGLPSPVTFPAEHMREASDRILRDAPAAALQYSATEGYLPLREWVAQRYSVNGATIRTSQVLITTGSQQALDLLGKVLIDPASPVLVETPTYLGALQSFSMYEPRYVQVPTDEQGLIPSGLTPALTAGARLLYSQPNFQNPTGRRLPIERRRALAEFAKTSAFPVIEDDPYGALDYAGDPLPTLLSMAPDHIVHLGSFSKVLAPGLRVGYIIAPEELHFKLVQAKQATDLHTPSFTQRVVHEVVKDGFLDTHVPTIRALYRDQCQAMLAALERYMPEGVSWNRPEGGMFIWVDLPAGIDSMKLLEAAVAQNVAFVPGGPFFANEAQSNTLRLSFVTVPPAKIDEGVARLAALIRERI comes from the coding sequence ATGGACCAAAGCGACCTGCCACAGAACAACTGGCAACTTTCCGAACGCGCACGCAAGCTCACGAGCTCGGCGATCCGCGAGATTCTGAAGGTCACCGAGCGGCCTGAAGTCATTTCCTTCGCGGGCGGCCTGCCGTCGCCCGTCACCTTTCCCGCCGAGCACATGCGCGAAGCGTCGGACCGCATCCTGCGCGATGCTCCCGCCGCCGCGCTGCAGTACAGCGCGACCGAAGGCTATCTGCCGTTGCGCGAATGGGTTGCCCAGCGCTACTCGGTCAACGGCGCGACGATCCGCACCTCGCAAGTGCTGATCACGACCGGCTCGCAGCAGGCGCTCGATCTGCTCGGCAAGGTGCTGATCGACCCGGCGAGCCCGGTGCTCGTCGAAACGCCGACCTACCTCGGTGCGCTGCAATCGTTTTCGATGTACGAGCCGCGCTACGTGCAGGTGCCGACCGACGAGCAGGGCCTGATCCCCTCGGGCCTGACGCCCGCGCTGACCGCCGGCGCGCGCCTCCTGTACTCGCAGCCGAACTTCCAGAACCCGACGGGCCGACGTCTGCCGATCGAGCGCCGCCGCGCGCTCGCCGAGTTCGCCAAGACGAGTGCGTTCCCGGTCATCGAAGACGACCCCTACGGCGCACTCGACTACGCGGGCGACCCGCTGCCGACGCTGCTGTCGATGGCGCCGGACCACATCGTCCACCTCGGCTCGTTCTCGAAGGTGCTCGCGCCGGGTCTGCGCGTGGGCTACATCATCGCGCCCGAGGAACTACACTTCAAACTCGTGCAGGCCAAGCAGGCCACCGACCTCCACACCCCGAGCTTCACGCAGCGCGTCGTGCACGAAGTCGTCAAGGACGGTTTTCTCGACACGCACGTACCGACCATCCGCGCGCTCTACCGCGACCAGTGCCAAGCGATGCTGGCGGCGCTCGAGCGCTACATGCCGGAAGGCGTGAGCTGGAACCGGCCCGAAGGCGGGATGTTCATCTGGGTCGATCTGCCGGCCGGCATCGACAGCATGAAGCTGCTCGAAGCCGCGGTCGCGCAGAACGTCGCGTTCGTGCCGGGCGGACCGTTCTTCGCGAACGAGGCGCAGAGCAATACGCTGCGCCTGTCGTTCGTGACCGTGCCGCCCGCCAAGATCGACGAAGGCGTGGCCCGCCTTGCCGCACTGATTCGCGAGCGTATTTAA